In the genome of Paramisgurnus dabryanus chromosome 18, PD_genome_1.1, whole genome shotgun sequence, one region contains:
- the LOC135776813 gene encoding olfactory receptor 5K1-like, giving the protein MDNSSYPVMLTLMVPKESKSFRHIYFTCFLFLYLLILSLNFRLVSVIVMEKSLHEPMYIFMCNLCVNVMYGASGFYPIFLYNLILDSYVISSYMCTLQSYVIYSSLLSEVTILTVMSFDRYVAICRPLDYHSKLTKSTCLKLILFSWIVPNCYTFPACLLSNLRTFCKYHIDKLYCDNWSIVKLSCASPFVNNLFGYVIIVTFFSFLAVVIVSYIKLIAACKASLENKRKFWQTCLPHLLSIINFLFASLFDFIYIRYGANDIPESLRHFLALELIIVSPVVNPLIYGLNIKAVRERVLPTCIILRKNVKC; this is encoded by the coding sequence ATGGATAACTCTTCTTATCCTGTGATGCTGACTCTTATGGTGCCCAAAGAATCAAAATCATTTAGGCACATATACTTTACTTGTTTTCTTTTCCTTTATTTGCTCATACTGTCTTTAAATTTCCGACTTGTTTCTGTCATTGTCATGGAAAAATCTCTTCATGAACCAATGTACATATTCATGTGTAATCTATGTGTGAATGTAATGTATGGAGCCTCAGGATTCTACCctatatttttgtataatttgaTTTTGGATTCATATGTCATCTCCTCTTACATGTGTACTCTGCAAAGCTATGTCATTTACAGCTCTTTACTCTCTGAGGTTACAATATTAACAGTCATGTCATTTGATAGATATGTAGCCATATGCAGACCTTTAGACTATCATTCAAAATTAACTAAAAGCACCTGCTTGAAATTAATTCTGTTTTCCTGGATTGTACCAAACTGCTACACATTTCCGGCATGCCTCTTGTCAAACTTGAGGACATTTTGCAAGTATCacattgacaaattatattgTGACAACTGGTCAATTGTAAAACTGTCTTGTGCATCACCTTTTGTTAATAATCTTTTTGGATATGTAATTATTgtcacatttttttcttttttagctGTTGTTATAGTGTCATACATTAAACTCATTGCTGCATGTAAAGCATCTTTAGAGAACAAAAGAAAATTTTGGCAAACCTGTTTGCCACACTTACTGTCAATTatcaattttttatttgcttCTCTTTTTGATTTCATTTATATTAGATACGGTGCTAATGATATTCCAGAGAGTTTACGTCATTTTTTGGCTTTAGAACTGATTATAGTTTCACCTGTTGTTAATCCTCTAATCTATGGATTAAATATTAAGGCAGTGCGTGAAAGAGTTTTGCCAACATGTATTATATTGagaaaaaatgttaaatgttaa